In Deltaproteobacteria bacterium, the genomic stretch TCGAGGGGCGCAGCAGCGCCAAGTCCTTCGTGCTGGGCGTGGCGCGCAACGTCATCCGCGAGCACTACCGTCATCGCGCCCGGGCGCCCGTCGATGTCGAGGAGCACTCGGTCGCCGACCTCGGGGCGGGGCCATCGACCCTGCGCTGGCGTCGACGCGAGGACGAGCACCTGCTCGCATCGCTGCGCATGCTGCCGCTGCACATGCAGAGCGTGCTCGAGCTGTACTACTGGGAGCAGCTCAACGCCCGTGAGATCGCCGAGGTCCTCGAGGTGCCCGAGGGCACCGTCGCGAGTCGACTGCGGCGGGCGAAGGAGCGGCTGCGGGGGATCTACGAGGGTTCCCCCGCGACCGCCGAGGCGGCCGAGGGCTCGCCCGCCGACCCGGCGCTCGAGCAGTGGGCCGAGCGCCTGCGTGGGGCCGTGCCGCTCGATCCCCGCACGCCGTGAGGCGCCCGCCCAACACGGGAAAATCGTCGAGGGGATGGATCGATCCGCGCTCGACCTGCACTTCGTTCACCGAGTCCATCATGTCCATCGCGATTCGCACTGCACTGTTCGCCCTCGCCGCCGCCGCACCGTGTTGCCCGAGTGACTCGCCGCGGTGCGTCGAGTGTGGCTGCCTCGGGCCCGCCACGCGCTTCGACATCACCGGCGATGGCAATGGCATGCGGGTGCTCGACAGCAGCGGGGCGATGCGACAATCGGTCGAGGTCGATCTCTCGGACTGCGACTGTGGTGCGGAGATGGACGAGGTGCTCGTCACCGTGCGTCACCGCGAGGGCTTCGCGCTCGCGGAGCCGATGGCGTCGGACTGCATCCTCGATCCCGCGGGGGGTGGCACGAGCGAGGTGTCGTTCACCGTCGTGCTCGGTGAAGCGTGCGAGCTGCCCTGGTTCCCGCGGGACGGTAGCCCGACGATCGTCTTCCCGATCAAGGTGAAGCCTTAGGGGCAGTCGATGGCACGTCGATGGCACGTGGTCGGGCTCGGCGTCGGCGCGTTCGTCGGGGCGGCGTGTGGCCGTTGCGATCGCCCGCCTCCGCCGACGTGCGGACCCTGTGATCCCGTCGTGATGTTGCGGGCGGAAGGGATGTTGGAGGCGCGTGGCTGGGTCCTCCCCGAGGCCGTTGCCGCGAGCTGTCCCGAGACCGAGGCGATCGACGAGGCCCTTGCGACGCGCTGGCGCGACAGCACTTGCTGGGAGCTGACCGCGTTCTACACGGCGCGCACGCTGGATTGGGCGAACGCCGAGGAGGATTGGGCGCGCATCAGCCGTGACTCGTTCGCGTGCCCCGATCTCGATCACGCGCCGGGGTGTGCGTCGGGCCCACTGAACTTCGACCTCATCGGACCGCCCGAGGTCGCGGCGGGGGCCAACGCCGCGATCGGTCTGCTCTTGCCGACCGACCTGGTCGACCACCCCGACGAAGCTGCACTCGCCGAGGGTTTCGATGATCCGTTCCGCGACACCCGACCGGTCTTCTCGGGCGCAGGGGGGACCGGTGGTGACACCGCCATCGTCGAACCCTGCACGGCCTTCCTCGTCGATCGGCAGCACGTGTTGACCGCACGTCACTGCGTGCCGAGCGGTCACTGCACCGACGACGGCGTCACATCGGCTCCGCTTCCGCCCACCACGATGCTCTTCGACTACGACGAGCAGCGGCCGCACCCCAGCCAGGCGGTGCGCGTCGAGGTCGCTGCGGTGGTGGCCTGCGGGCCGCCGTTGCTCGAACCCACCGAGCGGGCCCACGACTGGGCCTTGTTCGAGCTCTCGGAGCCCATCACCGATCGTGCGCCGCTGCCGTTGCCGGAGGTCGGAGCGCAGCCCGAGTCGTGCTCCCTCGTCTATGCGCTCGCGCATCCGCTCGGCCATCCACTGGCGCATGTGGGTTCGGTCGATGCTGCGACGCCGACCTCGTGGATCACGGATCTAAATGGCTCCGGCGCCACGTTCTACGACACCCTCGACGTGTACCAGAGCATGTCGGGGGCTCCCGTCTTCTCGATCGACGGCGAGCTCGTCGGCATGCACGTGCGCGGCGCCCAGTACGATGTGATCTGGGGCGAGGGCAGCACGACCCTCGCGATCACCCACGACTCGCCGATGTGCAGCTGTGAGTCGCGCTACGGCGAGGCGATCGTGCTCGCGACGATTCGCGAACAGCTGCTGCCCTACCTCGATCTCTGATCACGGTGGCGCAGTGCGCTCGCGCTAACCCCGGATCGCGGCGAGGAACGCCGCCGCCGGCAGCGTGTCCCGCCGCCGCTGCCCCTCCCAGGGGACCGCCGCGAGCAGCTCCCGCGCCGGACGCTCCGCCTCTCGTGGCGACACGCCGCGCAGGATCGACCGCGCCGGATCAACCGCCGGATTCGTCGGCACGGCCGGCCTCCAGGGCTGCGACGACATCATCGAAGGACCGGCCCTCGGCGGCGAGGCGGATCGCGAGCTCGCGGCGACTCTCGCCGACGACGATCATCTCGCACGGCCGGCCGGTGGTGCAGGCGCAGCTGAGCTCCTCGACGTGGAGGCGGCGCTGCGCGAGGTGGTTGAGGACGCCCTCGAGCATGCCCGCGAGCAGGTGGCAACACCGGTCATGGCGGCCCGGGCGGCCGACGAGCGCGCTGGACTCGACCTCGAGGCGGAGCACGCCGCGGGCCGACTCGGCGAGGTCGAATGCGACGACGCCCCAGCCCTGATCGCGCAGGAGGTCCGAGACCATCTCGACGACCTCGCGCATCGGTCGATCGCCCAGCGGAATCTCGTCCTCGCCGGAGGTCTCCAGCTCGATGACGAGGCGACGACCCGCGGCGAGGCCCCAGTCGTGGGCGATCATCCGCCATTGCGCCGAGGACTGCCTTTCGAACGTGCTCGCGAGCAGCTCGAACAGCACCACCGGCGTGGACAGGACGCGTTCGGCGTAGCGGTTGCGCAGGATGCCGCGCGCGGCCTCGTCGACGACCAGATCGCTCTGCCGCGGCGCCGGCTCGCGCGCCTCGGGCCCGGTGCGCTCGGGGAGGAACTGCCGGCGGTTGATGAGCAGGTACAGCCGCGGTGCCCCGGTCGCGCGGACGATCTCGACGTCCACGTTCTGCGCGCCGAACTTGAAGTCGAACACGTAGGCGAAGCGCACGCTCGTGCCGCCCGTGGTGCCCTCGGCGAGCGCCCGGAAGCGGCCGTGGAACTCCTCGGTGTTCGCGCACGGCGCGACGTCGGTGAAGAAGTTCCGCCCGACCACCGTGCTCGGATCGAGCCGAGCGAGGCGACCCTCGGCGAGGTTGTAGCGGAGGATGAGCCCGTCGCGCGCGAGGCAGACCACGCCGAAGGGCAGCTCGTCGAGCGCCGCGTCGTCGAGGTTGTCGACGGTGGTCGGATCGAACGCCGCGAATGACCGTGGCGGTCCGGTTCGGGCGGTGACGGAGGGTGGTGGCGGGATTGGGCTCATGGATCGAACATGGGGTTGCGGGGCCGCGGGAGCGCAGCCACGCGGCCAGGGTGACGCGCAGCTCGTGGAGGTCGGCGTATCGCTCGGCCGGGAGCTTGCGGGTGCCGCGGGCGAGGATCGCGAACAGGCGCGGATCCATCTCGACGTCACGCGGGTAGGGCAGGGCGGCGGTGCGGATGGCCTGGAACAGCGCGGGCAGGGAGTCGCCCGCGAACGGCGGTCGACCGGTGACGAGGCTGTAGATCGACACGCACGCCGACCACTGATCGGATGCTGGTCCGACCACGCCCTCGACGATGTGCTCGGGCGCCATGAAGTCGGGCGTGCCCGCGAGCGTGCCGGTCTGCGCGACCCCGGGCTCGAACACGTGCGACAGGCCGAAATCGAGCAGCACCGCCCGCTCGACGCCGGTGTCGTCGACGCCGAGCAGCATGTTCTCGGGCTTGATGTCGCCATGCACGATGCCGTGGCGGTGCACCGCTTCGAGGCCCGACAGCACGCCGAGCATGAGCCGCACGGCGCGGTCCTGATCGAGCGGTCCGTCCGCGGCGACGCGGCGGGCGAGATCATCCCCCTCGAGCAGCTCCATCACGAGGTACGGCGCGCCACGATCGTCGACGACGACGTCGTGCACCTGCACGATGGCGGGGTGACGGATGCGCGCGATGGCCCGCGCCTCGCGGATGAGGCGATCGTTCGACTCGGGGTGATCGCTGCGCATCCGTTTGATGGCGACCACGCGGTCGAGCCCGAG encodes the following:
- a CDS encoding RNA polymerase sigma factor; the protein is MPTDEELFTRWSAGDRAAGDAFIRRLFEPVRRFLASKVGAEVEELAQLTFSRVLEARERFEGRSSAKSFVLGVARNVIREHYRHRARAPVDVEEHSVADLGAGPSTLRWRRREDEHLLASLRMLPLHMQSVLELYYWEQLNAREIAEVLEVPEGTVASRLRRAKERLRGIYEGSPATAEAAEGSPADPALEQWAERLRGAVPLDPRTP
- a CDS encoding trypsin-like peptidase domain-containing protein, producing MLEARGWVLPEAVAASCPETEAIDEALATRWRDSTCWELTAFYTARTLDWANAEEDWARISRDSFACPDLDHAPGCASGPLNFDLIGPPEVAAGANAAIGLLLPTDLVDHPDEAALAEGFDDPFRDTRPVFSGAGGTGGDTAIVEPCTAFLVDRQHVLTARHCVPSGHCTDDGVTSAPLPPTTMLFDYDEQRPHPSQAVRVEVAAVVACGPPLLEPTERAHDWALFELSEPITDRAPLPLPEVGAQPESCSLVYALAHPLGHPLAHVGSVDAATPTSWITDLNGSGATFYDTLDVYQSMSGAPVFSIDGELVGMHVRGAQYDVIWGEGSTTLAITHDSPMCSCESRYGEAIVLATIREQLLPYLDL
- a CDS encoding PAS domain-containing protein — translated: MSPIPPPPSVTARTGPPRSFAAFDPTTVDNLDDAALDELPFGVVCLARDGLILRYNLAEGRLARLDPSTVVGRNFFTDVAPCANTEEFHGRFRALAEGTTGGTSVRFAYVFDFKFGAQNVDVEIVRATGAPRLYLLINRRQFLPERTGPEAREPAPRQSDLVVDEAARGILRNRYAERVLSTPVVLFELLASTFERQSSAQWRMIAHDWGLAAGRRLVIELETSGEDEIPLGDRPMREVVEMVSDLLRDQGWGVVAFDLAESARGVLRLEVESSALVGRPGRHDRCCHLLAGMLEGVLNHLAQRRLHVEELSCACTTGRPCEMIVVGESRRELAIRLAAEGRSFDDVVAALEAGRADESGG